A stretch of the Medicago truncatula cultivar Jemalong A17 chromosome 5, MtrunA17r5.0-ANR, whole genome shotgun sequence genome encodes the following:
- the LOC25494846 gene encoding protein CHUP1, chloroplastic isoform X3 encodes MLQVENESEITTSFKKRLEIHMARNELLQKENQELKEEVSRLKSQIISLKAHNMERKTILWKKIQKSIDDNNSDSHHTLKPALQAIMCEKSSENQDFQDSSTSPRKEKSSIVLPPTPPPKPASTLFSPSHKNEKGMKMQPTAAPPPPPTPSKSSIGLKTVRRVPEVIELYRSLTRKDANIENKTHHNGIPAVAFTRNMIEEIENRSKHLSAIKSEVQSQKEFISFLIKQVESASYADISEVETFIKWLDGELSTLVDERSVLKHFPQWPEQKVDALREAACNYRELKNLESEVSSYEDNPKEPISMALKRIQALQDRLEGSVSSKERIRESSSKKYRNFHIPWEWMMDTGLVGQIKLCSLRLAKEFMKRITKEIKSHEALHEDNNNLLLQGVKFAFRVHQVALILTLHKLF; translated from the exons ATGTTGCAGGTAGAGAATGAGTCTGAGATCAcaacatctttcaaaaaaagactTGAAATTCACATGGCTAGAAATGAGTTACTACAGAAAGAAAACCAAGAACTTAAAGAAGAAGTATCTCGTTTAAAATCACAGATAATTTCACTCAAAGCACACAATATGGAGAGAAAAACCATACTATGGAAAAAGATACAAAAATCCATAGATGATAACAATTCAGATTCACACCATACACTTAAACCTGCACTTCAAGCAATCATGTGTGAAAAGAGTTCAGAAAATCAAGATTTTCAAGACTCATCAACTTCACCTAGAAAGGAAAAGTCATCAATAGTTTTGCCACCAACTCCTCCTCCAAAACCTGCTTCTACTCTTTTTTCACCTTCACATAAAAATGAGAAGGGAATGAAAATGCAGCCAACAGCAGCACCTCCACCACCTCCAACACCATCAAAATCGTCTATCGGTTTGAAAACAGTTCGTCGTGTGCCAGAAGTAATCGAATTGTATCGTTCGCTTACACGAAAAGATGCCAACATTGAAAACAAAACTCATCACAATGGAATTCCTGCAGTAGCATTCACCAGAAACATGATTGAGGAAATCGAAAATCGGTCAAAACATCTTTCAGCT ATAAAATCAGAAGTTCAAAGCCAAAAAGAATTCATCAGTTTCTTAATCAAACAAGTAGAATCAGCTTCATATGCAGATATATCTGAGGTGGAAACATTCATCAAATGGCTTGATGGAGAATTATCAACACTGGTAGATGAAAGATCAGTCTTAAAGCATTTTCCACAATGGCCAGAACAAAAAGTAGATGCATTAAGAGAAGCTGCTTGTAACTATAGAGAACTAAAGAATCTTGAATCAGAAGTTTCATCATATGAGGATAATCCAAAAGAGCCAATTTCTATGGCCCTGAAAAGGATACAAGCATTACAAGACAG GTTGGAGGGAAGTGTAAGTAGTAAAGAGAGGATAAGGGAGAGTTCAAGTAAGAAATATAGGAATTTTCATATCCCTTGGGAGTGGATGATGGACACTGGCCTTGTTGGTCAG ATAAAGCTATGTTCACTGAGGCTAGCAAAGGAATTCATGAAACGAATAACTAAAGAAATAAAATCTCATGAAGCTTTGCATGAAGATAATAATAACCTCTTATTACAAGGAGTTAAGTTTGCATTCAGAGTACATCAG GTGGCTTTGATCCTGACACTACACAAACTTTTCTAG
- the LOC25494846 gene encoding protein CHUP1, chloroplastic isoform X1, translating into MLQVENESEITTSFKKRLEIHMARNELLQKENQELKEEVSRLKSQIISLKAHNMERKTILWKKIQKSIDDNNSDSHHTLKPALQAIMCEKSSENQDFQDSSTSPRKEKSSIVLPPTPPPKPASTLFSPSHKNEKGMKMQPTAAPPPPPTPSKSSIGLKTVRRVPEVIELYRSLTRKDANIENKTHHNGIPAVAFTRNMIEEIENRSKHLSAIKSEVQSQKEFISFLIKQVESASYADISEVETFIKWLDGELSTLVDERSVLKHFPQWPEQKVDALREAACNYRELKNLESEVSSYEDNPKEPISMALKRIQALQDRLEGSVSSKERIRESSSKKYRNFHIPWEWMMDTGLVGQIKLCSLRLAKEFMKRITKEIKSHEALHEDNNNLLLQGVKFAFRVHQFAGGFDPDTTQTFLELKKVGCAVPSNSNLIINPLKHVKVCHKHVS; encoded by the exons ATGTTGCAGGTAGAGAATGAGTCTGAGATCAcaacatctttcaaaaaaagactTGAAATTCACATGGCTAGAAATGAGTTACTACAGAAAGAAAACCAAGAACTTAAAGAAGAAGTATCTCGTTTAAAATCACAGATAATTTCACTCAAAGCACACAATATGGAGAGAAAAACCATACTATGGAAAAAGATACAAAAATCCATAGATGATAACAATTCAGATTCACACCATACACTTAAACCTGCACTTCAAGCAATCATGTGTGAAAAGAGTTCAGAAAATCAAGATTTTCAAGACTCATCAACTTCACCTAGAAAGGAAAAGTCATCAATAGTTTTGCCACCAACTCCTCCTCCAAAACCTGCTTCTACTCTTTTTTCACCTTCACATAAAAATGAGAAGGGAATGAAAATGCAGCCAACAGCAGCACCTCCACCACCTCCAACACCATCAAAATCGTCTATCGGTTTGAAAACAGTTCGTCGTGTGCCAGAAGTAATCGAATTGTATCGTTCGCTTACACGAAAAGATGCCAACATTGAAAACAAAACTCATCACAATGGAATTCCTGCAGTAGCATTCACCAGAAACATGATTGAGGAAATCGAAAATCGGTCAAAACATCTTTCAGCT ATAAAATCAGAAGTTCAAAGCCAAAAAGAATTCATCAGTTTCTTAATCAAACAAGTAGAATCAGCTTCATATGCAGATATATCTGAGGTGGAAACATTCATCAAATGGCTTGATGGAGAATTATCAACACTGGTAGATGAAAGATCAGTCTTAAAGCATTTTCCACAATGGCCAGAACAAAAAGTAGATGCATTAAGAGAAGCTGCTTGTAACTATAGAGAACTAAAGAATCTTGAATCAGAAGTTTCATCATATGAGGATAATCCAAAAGAGCCAATTTCTATGGCCCTGAAAAGGATACAAGCATTACAAGACAG GTTGGAGGGAAGTGTAAGTAGTAAAGAGAGGATAAGGGAGAGTTCAAGTAAGAAATATAGGAATTTTCATATCCCTTGGGAGTGGATGATGGACACTGGCCTTGTTGGTCAG ATAAAGCTATGTTCACTGAGGCTAGCAAAGGAATTCATGAAACGAATAACTAAAGAAATAAAATCTCATGAAGCTTTGCATGAAGATAATAATAACCTCTTATTACAAGGAGTTAAGTTTGCATTCAGAGTACATCAG TTTGCAGGTGGCTTTGATCCTGACACTACACAAACTTTTCTAGAATTGAAGAAAGTTGGTTGTGCTGTACCAAGCAATAGTAACCTCATCATCAATCCTCTCAAACATGTTAAAGTTTGTCACAAACATGTATCTTAa
- the LOC11411092 gene encoding putative disease resistance protein RGA1: MAEALLGVVFENLLSLVQNEFATISGIKSKALKLSTTLDLIKAVLEDAEKKQITDRSIKVWLQQLKDAIYILDDILDECSIQSTRQKGISSFTLKNIMFRHKIGTRFKEITNRFDDIAESKNKFLLQECVAVRERSINVAEWRQTSSIIAEPKVYGREDDKEKIVEFLLTQAKGSDLLSIYPIVGLGGIGKTTLAQLVYNDHRVSDNFDTKIWVCVSEAFSVNKILCTIIESFSREKCDALDLDVIQRQVQELLEGKRYLLVLDDVWNRNQELEFGLSQEKWNKLKSVLSTGSKGSSILVSTRDKDVAEIMGTCQAHHLSGLSEYECWLLFKQYAFRHDREQQTELVTIGKEIVKKCGGLPLAAQALGGLMCSRSGEKEWLEIKDSRIWSLPNENSILPALRLSYFHLNPTLKQCFTFCAMFPKDIEIMKGDLIHLWIANGFISSRENLEVEDVGNMIWNELCQKSFFQEIKMVDDSGGISFKLHDLVHDLAQSIIGSECLILDNTNITDLSRSTHHIGLVSATPSLFDKGAFTKVESLRTLFQIGFYTTRFYDYFPTSIRVLRTNSSNLSSLSNLIHLRYLELFDFHDIKTLPDSIYSLRNLEILKLKHFSKLRCLPEHLTCLQNLRHLVIENCDALSRVFPNIGKLSSLRTLSKHIVRLEIGYSLAELHDLKLGGKLSITCLENVGSLSEAREANLIDKKELQEICFSWNNRRKTKTPATSTEEILEVLQPHSNLKILKIHGYDGLHLPCWIQIQSSLAVLRLSYCKNCVRLPSLAKLPSLKKLQLWYMDNVQYVDDEESSDGVEVRGFPSLEELLLGNLPNLERLLKVETGEIFPRLSKLAIVGCPKLGLPHLSSFKELIVDGCNNELLESISSFYGLTTLEINRGEDVTYFPKGMLKNLTCLRTLEISDFPKVKALPSEAFNLALEHLGIHHCCELDSLPEQLFEGLRSLRTMEIAFCERLRCLPEGIRHLTSLEVLTVYGCPAVAERCKEEIGEDWDMIEHIPKLSIN; the protein is encoded by the coding sequence atggctGAAGCTTTACTTGGTGTTGTGTTTGAAAATCTACTATCTCTTGTTCAAAATGAATTTGCAACCATTTCTGGAATCAAGTCCAAGGCTCTAAAGCTATCAACCACCTTAGATTTGATCAAGGCCGTTCTTGAAGATGCTGAGAAGAAACAAATAACAGACCGCTCTATAAAGGTATGGCTTCAACAACTCAAAGATGCAATCTACATACTAGATGATATTCTTGATGAGTGTTCCATTCAATCCACTCGACAAAAGGGCATATCTTCTTTTACATTAAAGAATATCATGTTTCGCCATAAAATTGGCACTAGGTTTAAAGAAATTACAAACAGATTCGATGATATTGCTGAAAGTAAAAACAAGTTTCTTCTACAAGAATGTGTTGCTGTTAGGGAAAGGTCAATCAATGTGGCTGAATGGCGTCAAACTAGCTCTATTATTGCTGAACCAAAAGTATATGGTCGAGAAGATGATAAAGAGAAGATTGTCGAGTTTCTTCTCACCCAAGCAAAGGGCTCTGACCTCCTTTCCATCTATCCAATTGTTGGCTTAGGTGGTATTGGGAAAACAACTCTTGCTCAATTAGTTTATAATGATCACCGGGTGAGTGACAATTTTGATACAAAAATTTGGGTTTGTGTTTCTGAGGCTTTCTCTGTTAACAAAATTTTGTGTACTATTATAGAATCTTTTTCAAGAGAAAAGTGTGATGCCTTAGATTTAGATGTTATACAACGACAAGTGCAAGAATTGTTGGAAGGTAAAAGATATTTGCTTGTTTTGGATGATGTGTGGAACAGAAATCAAGAACTGGAATTTGGATTAAGCCAAGAGAAATGGAATAAGTTGAAATCCGTGTTGTCAACTGGATCCAAAGGTTCATCCATTTTAGTCTCCACTCGTGATAAGGATGTTGCTGAGATCATGGGAACATGCCAAGCTCATCATTTGTCTGGTCTATCTGAATATGAATGTTGGTTGTTGTTCAAACAATATGCATTTCGACATGATAGAGAGCAGCAGACTGAGCTTGTCACAATAGGAAAAGAGATAGTAAAGAAGTGTGGGGGATTGCCTCTTGCAGCACAAGCATTGGGAGGCCTAATGTGCTCAAGGAGTGGAGAAAAAGAATGGCTTGAAATTAAAGATAGCAGGATTTGGTCTTTACCGAATGAGAATTCTATTTTGCCTGCTTTAAGGTTGAGCTACTTTCATTTAAACCCAACCTTAAAACAATGTTTCACTTTTTGTGCCATGTTTCCCAAAGATATAGAAATCATGAAGGGAGATTTAATTCATCTCTGGATCGCCAACGGATTTATATCATCAAGGGAAAATTTAGAGGTAGAAGATGTTGGAAATATGATTTGGAATGAATTGTGCCAAAAGTCATTTTTCCAAGAAATCAAGATGGTCGATGATTCAGGAGGCATTTCTTTCAAGTTGCATGATCTTGTCCATGATCTTGCTCAATCAATTATAGGATCGGAGTGTTTGATTTTGGACAATACAAACATAACTGACCTGTCAAGAAGCACACACCATATTGGTTTAGTATCTGCAACACCGTCATTATTTGACAAGGGTGCTTTCACAAAAGTTGAATCGTTGCGAACATTGTTTCAGATAGGTTTTTACACCACAAGATTTTATGATTACTTCCCAACCTCTATACGGGTTTTACGCACAAACTCTTCCAATTTATCATCGCTAAgtaatttaattcatttgagGTACTTGGAGCTGTTCGATTTCCATGACATAAAAACCCTACCTGACTCAATTTATAGCTTGCGTAATTTGGAAATCTTGAAACTGAAACATTTTTCTAAACTTCGTTGTCTACCGGAACACTTGACTTGCTTACAAAATCTCAGACATCTTGTTATTGAAAATTGTGATGCATTGTCCCGTGTGTTCCCTAACATTGGTAAATTATCTTCCCTAAGAACATTAAGTAAACACATTGTCCGTTTAGAGATTGGATACAGCTTGGCAGAATTACATGATCTAAAGCTAGGGGGAAAACTAAGCATTACTTGCCTAGAAAATGTTGGAAGTTTGTCTGAAGCTCGAGAAGCCAATCTGATAGATAAAAAAGAACTTCAGGAAATATGCTTCTCATGGAACAACAGGCGTAAAACCAAGACACCTGCTACTAGCACCGAGGAAATACTTGAAGTGCTTCAACCTCACTCAAATCTCAAGATCTTGAAAATACATGGCTATGACGGATTGCACCTCCCATGTTGGATCCAAATTCAAAGTAGTTTAGCTGTTCTTAGACTTTCTTATTGCAAAAACTGTGTGCGGCTTCCATCACTTGCTAAATTACCATCTCTCAAAAAACTCCAATTATGGTATATGGATAATGTGCAGTATGTGGATGATGAAGAATCAAGCGATGGTGTGGAGGTTAGGGGTTTCCCATCTCTGGAGGAGCTGCTTTTAGGTAATTTACCTAACTTGGAACGGTTGTTGAAAGTGGAAACAGGGGAGATTTTTCCCCGCCTTTCTAAGTTGGCCATCGTTGGTTGCCCTAAACTTGGGTTGCCACACCTTTCATCGTTTAAAGAACTCATTGTAGATGGATGTAACAATGAGTTGCTGGAGTCAATCTCTAGTTTCTACGGCCTAACTACCCTTGAGATTAATAGAGGTGAAGATGTGACATATTTTCCAAAAGGGATGTTGAAAAACCTGACCTGTCTTCGAACTTTGGAAATATCTGATTTCCCAAAAGTGAAAGCATTGCCAAGTGAAGCCTTCAACCTAGCTTTGGAGCATCTTGGTATCCATCACTGTTGTGAGCTTGACTCATTACCAGAACAACTTTTTGAAGGTCTACGATCCCTTCGAACCATGGAGATTGCTTTCTGTGAAAGATTGAGATGCTTGCCAGAAGGTATTCGCCACCTCACATCACTTGAGGTTCTGACAGTTTATGGTTGCCCAGCTGTAGCAGAGCGATGTAAGGAAGAAATAGGAGAGGACTGGGACATGATAGAACACATTCCAAAATTATCTATTAATtag
- the LOC120580570 gene encoding uncharacterized protein — MGKARRQGDRGRDRQRKVKRFRDWDEAGKRQSRTRDSRRFGYGSDADFYQDRLAERSDEELRKDWLRFENRNRASGHSSGVAGYARRIPALDRLGEGGRKQDTRDISGATKALTNAALFRRYVTFYFTNFPPFLSNFYLRKGFEVCGMLDEVVVPRRCNVNGERYGFVRYSNVRDVSKLLKAVNTVCFGNFQIKAKVANFDKAAARVVENLVVGAGAKDTAGGGVKVGKGVKSVVEGDVMEAGSKAVEGQSDGLEGRVPQARVGALDNVQVGDVTVSLGKGHSKEQQGGSGKSKFVKFDVRHTGGRPSIQNLVRMYRSSVEDLQWARSGVTATVTNGESIRGVQDRIADAGISEIDIIPLGADKVFIRSMSEVSVTTILNDAKDFFAYFFTNIVRWDKNLVPFQRGAWLRLYGIPLHAWNESFFKLCILDVGRLLRMDTCTVEKERFDYARILVATNSLEIINCSEKLLIDGVLVTVKVVEEWGFNIGDDACLYEEEENGSIEGQADPEDVHIDHEHEVNADFLVDKIVQDFFDSESNGRIFEDKVEKAVSKTVKLKAVGGQSKVGRCSEALLEGDLQPLRLEPFVDQLMGSASPECKVDGHGSADVPVDRSVDADECPSDGGSVTVRKLRTRRMVSCPPRADRSVVSGPWSLDWINDQHLSDVGVVSSSRKFDAKGKRLKACRNIQEDVVVKRKKVKGLLRHSVLSLKKVARLPTKDRKVVMKILKKNDRKFKGSNSIRKTARMISKDLSENSSSSSSINNSDWKHWVVLHGSDKVVAEDVKTLGESIGVNLSGYNNRFGVLARKGMGKKKKLAFGDGGSGGAVEGVV, encoded by the coding sequence ATGGGGAAAGCGCGGCGACAAGGAGATCGAGGTCGGGATCGGCAGCGGAAGGTCAAGCGGTTCCGTGATTGGGACGAGGCAGGCAAGAGACAATCTAGAACTAGGGATTCACGCAGGTTCGGTTACGGCAGCGATGCGGATTTCTACCAAGACAGGCTTGCTGAGCGGTCTGATGAGGAATTGAGGAAGGACTGGTTGCGGTTTGAGAATAGGAATCGCGCTAGTGGTCACAGCTCTGGGGTTGCTGGTTATGCGCGTCGGATTCCGGCGCTGGACAGGCTTGGTGAGGGCGGTAGGAAGCAGGACACGCGCGACATCAGCGGAGCCACCAAGGCCTTGACGAATGCGGCTCTTTTTCGACGGTATGTcacgttttattttactaattttcCACCGTTCTTATCGAATTTTTATTTACGAAAAGGGTTTGAGGTTTGTGGCATGCTGGACGAGGTTGTGGTACCCCGTAGGTGCAATGTTAACGGAGAACGGTACGGTTTTGTGAGATACTCGAATGTCCGGGATGTTAGTAAGTTGTTGAAAGCCGTGAATACTGTTTGCTTTGGTAATTTCCAAATTAAGGCAAAAGTTGCTAATTTTGACAAGGCGGCAGCTAGAGTGGTTGAGAATTTGGTGGTTGGCGCGGGTGCGAAGGATACCGCGGGAGGAGGTGTTAAGGTCGGTAAGGGAGTTAAATCAGTTGTTGAGGGTGATGTGATGGAAGCTGGATCGAAAGCTGTTGAAGGCCAATCGGATGGACTAGAGGGACGGGTGCCACAAGCCAGAGTGGGTGCGTTGGATAACGTTCAGGTTGGTGACGTGACGGTGAGCTTGGGTAAGGGGCATAGTAAGGAGCAACAGGGCGGTAGCGGGAAAAGTAAGTTCGTTAAGTTTGATGTTCGTCATACAGGGGGGCGACCTTCAATCCAAAATTTGGTCCGGATGTATCGTTCAAGTGTGGAAGATCTTCAGTGGGCCCGTTCAGGTGTGACTGCTACGGTGACTAATGGTGAGAGTATCAGGGGCGTTCAAGATAGAATTGCGGATGCGGGTATATCAGAAATTGACATCATTCCATTAGGCGCTGACAAAGTTTTCATTCGTAGTATGTCCGAGGTTAGTGTTACAACTATTTTGAACGATGCTAAGGATTTCTTTGCTTATTTTTTCACCAATATTGTGAGATGGGATAAGAATTTGGTGCCGTTCCAAAGGGGGGCCTGGTTGAGGTTGTATGGTATTCCGCTGCACGCTTGGAATGAAAGCTTTTTCAAATTATGTATTCTTGACGTGGGAAGGCTTTTACGTATGGACACATGCACTGTGGAAAAAGAAAGATTTGATTATGCTAGGATTCTGGTGGCTACAAATTCTTTAGAGATTATAAATTGTTCGGAGAAGCTTTTGATAGATGGTGTTTTGGTCACTGTGAAAGTGGTAGAGGAGTGGGGTTTTAATATTGGCGATGATGCTTGCCTTTACGAAGAGGAGGAGAATGGGTCAATTGAGGGTCAGGCTGACCCAGAAGATGTGCATATTGATCACGAACATGAGGTTAACGCAGATTTTTTGGTTGATAAAATAGTCCAAGATTTTTTTGATTCGGAGAGTAACGGAAGAATTTTTGAAGATAAGGTGGAGAAGGCGGTCTCAAAGACGGTTAAGCTTAAAGCGGTAGGTGGTCAATCGAAAGTGGGTAGGTGTAGTGAAGCCTTGCTCGAGGGGGATTTACAACCTTTACGGTTAGAGCCCTTTGTGGATCAATTGATGGGTAGTGCGTCACCTGAGTGTAAGGTTGATGGGCATGGCAGTGCCGACGTTCCTGTGGATAGAAGTGTTGATGCTGATGAGTGTCCAAGTGATGGGGGGTCAGTTACTGTTAGGAAGCTTCGAACTCGTCGAATGGTTTCATGCCCTCCCAGAGCTGATCGTTCAGTGGTATCTGGTCCGTGGAGTCTGGATTGGATAAATGATCAACATCTTAGTGACGTAGGGGTTGTGTCTTCTTCTCGGAAATTTGACGCTAAGGGTAAGAGGCTCAAGGCTTGTCGTAATATTCAAGAGGATGTTGTTGTTAAGCGAAAGAAGGTGAAGGGGTTATTGCGTCATTCAGTTCTTAGCTTGAAAAAAGTGGCACGGCTTCCTACTAAAGACCGGAAAGTGGTTATGAAAATTCTAAAGAAAAATGATCGGAAGTTTAAAGGATCCAATTCAATCAGAAAGACGGCTAGGATGATTTCTAAAGACCTATCCGAGAATTCATCATCTTCTAGCTCTATTAATAATAGTGACTGGAAGCATTGGGTGGTACTTCATGGGAGTGACAAGGTGGTGGCGGAGGATGTGAAGACCCTAGGGGAATCTATTGGTGTGAATCTTAGTGGGTACAACAATAGATTTGGGGTGTTAGCAAGAAAAGGGATGGGGAAAAAGAAGAAGTTAGCTTTTGGTGATGGTGGTTCAGGAGGGGCGGTTGAGGGTGTTGTGTAG
- the LOC25494846 gene encoding protein CHUP1, chloroplastic isoform X2, giving the protein MLQVENESEITTSFKKRLEIHMARNELLQKENQELKEEVSRLKSQIISLKAHNMERKTILWKKIQKSIDDNNSDSHHTLKPALQAIMCEKSSENQDFQDSSTSPRKEKSSIVLPPTPPPKPASTLFSPSHKNEKGMKMQPTAAPPPPPTPSKSSIGLKTVRRVPEVIELYRSLTRKDANIENKTHHNGIPAVAFTRNMIEEIENRSKHLSAIKSEVQSQKEFISFLIKQVESASYADISEVETFIKWLDGELSTLVDERSVLKHFPQWPEQKVDALREAACNYRELKNLESEVSSYEDNPKEPISMALKRIQALQDRLEGSVSSKERIRESSSKKYRNFHIPWEWMMDTGLVGQIKLCSLRLAKEFMKRITKEIKSHEALHEDNNNLLLQGVKFAFRVHQTFSLQVALILTLHKLF; this is encoded by the exons ATGTTGCAGGTAGAGAATGAGTCTGAGATCAcaacatctttcaaaaaaagactTGAAATTCACATGGCTAGAAATGAGTTACTACAGAAAGAAAACCAAGAACTTAAAGAAGAAGTATCTCGTTTAAAATCACAGATAATTTCACTCAAAGCACACAATATGGAGAGAAAAACCATACTATGGAAAAAGATACAAAAATCCATAGATGATAACAATTCAGATTCACACCATACACTTAAACCTGCACTTCAAGCAATCATGTGTGAAAAGAGTTCAGAAAATCAAGATTTTCAAGACTCATCAACTTCACCTAGAAAGGAAAAGTCATCAATAGTTTTGCCACCAACTCCTCCTCCAAAACCTGCTTCTACTCTTTTTTCACCTTCACATAAAAATGAGAAGGGAATGAAAATGCAGCCAACAGCAGCACCTCCACCACCTCCAACACCATCAAAATCGTCTATCGGTTTGAAAACAGTTCGTCGTGTGCCAGAAGTAATCGAATTGTATCGTTCGCTTACACGAAAAGATGCCAACATTGAAAACAAAACTCATCACAATGGAATTCCTGCAGTAGCATTCACCAGAAACATGATTGAGGAAATCGAAAATCGGTCAAAACATCTTTCAGCT ATAAAATCAGAAGTTCAAAGCCAAAAAGAATTCATCAGTTTCTTAATCAAACAAGTAGAATCAGCTTCATATGCAGATATATCTGAGGTGGAAACATTCATCAAATGGCTTGATGGAGAATTATCAACACTGGTAGATGAAAGATCAGTCTTAAAGCATTTTCCACAATGGCCAGAACAAAAAGTAGATGCATTAAGAGAAGCTGCTTGTAACTATAGAGAACTAAAGAATCTTGAATCAGAAGTTTCATCATATGAGGATAATCCAAAAGAGCCAATTTCTATGGCCCTGAAAAGGATACAAGCATTACAAGACAG GTTGGAGGGAAGTGTAAGTAGTAAAGAGAGGATAAGGGAGAGTTCAAGTAAGAAATATAGGAATTTTCATATCCCTTGGGAGTGGATGATGGACACTGGCCTTGTTGGTCAG ATAAAGCTATGTTCACTGAGGCTAGCAAAGGAATTCATGAAACGAATAACTAAAGAAATAAAATCTCATGAAGCTTTGCATGAAGATAATAATAACCTCTTATTACAAGGAGTTAAGTTTGCATTCAGAGTACATCAG ACATTCAGTTTGCAGGTGGCTTTGATCCTGACACTACACAAACTTTTCTAG